DNA from Candidatus Gastranaerophilales bacterium:
ATCTTAACTTCGCAAGGCAAATTTTACATATCTTTAGGACTTGAAAGAGTGCAAAAGATACTGTCTTTGTTTGGAAATCCTCAAGACAATTTGAAGGTCATACACGTTGCGGGAACTAACGGAAAAGGCTCGACTTCAGCGATGCTTTCTGCGATTTTAACTCAGGCTGGGTTTAAAACAGCTCTTTATACAAGTCCCCATTTGTTTGAATATACAGAGCGGATAAAAATATCAGGAGTCGATATTTCAAAAGACAAGTTTGCGTTTTATGTGAACGAAATTTGTATGTTAGCTGACGCTAATGATGTTCATTTGACTGAATTTGAAATTTTAACTGTAATGGCATTTTTGTATTTCAACGAAAATAATGTTGATATTGCTGTAATTGAAACTGGTTTGGGCGGTAGGTTTGATGCCACAAATGTTATAAAAGAAAATATTTGTTCAATAATCACGTCTATTTCGATTGACCATAAAGATAGGCTCGGTGATACAATCGAAAAAATTGCATTTGAGAAGGCGGGTATAATAAAAAAGGGTTGCCCGGTTGTAATTTCTCCTGAAAACAATGGGTTTGATGTGGTTTCTAATGTGGCTTCTGTAAATTCAGCAGAACTTATAAAAGCTCACAATTCTGTTGAATTGATGTTTGATGGGAAAATAAATTATGCAGTAATTGATGGGCAAAAACATCAATTCGGCATGCTCGGTTTATACCAAAAGGATAATTTAGAGCTCGTTTTGAGTACTATTTCGCTTTTAAAATGCAAAAAGTATGCTATAAATGATGAGGATTTGTTTGCGGCTTTACAATACGTAACATGGCCTGCACGTCTTCAATATATACCCTCTAGAGCTATTATAGTGGACGGAGCTCACAATTTTGATGGAGCATTACGGCTTAGAGAAAGTTTGGATTATTATTTTCCTAAAAAAAATCGGGTTTGGATATATGGTTCATTGAACACGAAAGAATATGATAAAGTGGTAAAAACCCTATTCAGAAAAGAAGATACAGTGTTTTTTTATAAATTCAAAAACAAAAACGCAATTACTATAAACGACATAAAACTTAACATAAGTGCAAAATTGTCCGAAATAAAATTACCCGAAGCGGAAAATATATTAAATAATTTTAGTCATGATTCAGTCACAATAGTATCAGGTTCATTATACATGATCGGCGAACTGTTAAAAAACAAAAAATTTTAAGGTATAGCCTCAAATATTACCTAACTGGTTAATACACGATTACAATTTTACTATTATTATTAGTCTTATGATAATTTAAAAGTTAAAAATTGAGCTAATTAGGATAAATCGGAGGCAAAAATGGCTTTAGCAATGACAGAGAATGATATGATAAAGGTAGTTATTATTGAAGATTATAAACTTACTCGGGTAGGTTTGAGATCCACTTTGAATGAGTTTGAACATATTGAGGTTATAGGAGAATCTGAAGACGCAGTCAAAGGTTTGGAAATAATTGAAAAATTAAAACCAGACGTTGTGCTAATGGATTTGGGGTTGCCTGGTATGAACGGGCTTGAGGCTACTCAAAAAACTAAAGAAATTTCACCTGAAACAAATGTTGTTATTTTGACTTCGCATGAACGTACAGAAGAAGTTATTGCAGCTTTGGGCTCAGGAGCTTGTGCATATTGTTTGAAAGATATTGATCCTTCTACCCTTGCAGATGTTATCAGAAATGTTGCAAGAGGTGCGTGTTGGCTTGATCCGGCTATTGCAAAAGTCGCTTTAAATCTATTCCCAAAACCTGAAAATACAAGTCTTTTGCCGTCTGCTGAAGCAACCGATGCCAGAGCTCAATTGACAGAAAGAGAACTTGAAGTATTGAGGCATCTCGTTAAAGGTAAAAGTAATACTGAAATTGCAAAAGAATTAATAGTCAGTGTACATACAGCAAAAGCTCATGTTTGCAGTATCTTGCAAAAATTGTGCGTTGATGACCGTGTCCAAGCGGCAGTTAAGGCTATTAAAGAAAATATTATTTAAGAAAACACATTAACACTAAACACACTACGGAAGGGCTCGCCCTTCCTTTTCTTTATTCTGTTGGCTTTTGAGCTATTTGTGTGGCAATTGTCCCGAATAGATAATTTTTGTTTTTCGCATTGATAAATCCGATATTTTTTAATTTTTGAATC
Protein-coding regions in this window:
- a CDS encoding bifunctional folylpolyglutamate synthase/dihydrofolate synthase, which gives rise to MISYEKSVEILTSQGKFYISLGLERVQKILSLFGNPQDNLKVIHVAGTNGKGSTSAMLSAILTQAGFKTALYTSPHLFEYTERIKISGVDISKDKFAFYVNEICMLADANDVHLTEFEILTVMAFLYFNENNVDIAVIETGLGGRFDATNVIKENICSIITSISIDHKDRLGDTIEKIAFEKAGIIKKGCPVVISPENNGFDVVSNVASVNSAELIKAHNSVELMFDGKINYAVIDGQKHQFGMLGLYQKDNLELVLSTISLLKCKKYAINDEDLFAALQYVTWPARLQYIPSRAIIVDGAHNFDGALRLRESLDYYFPKKNRVWIYGSLNTKEYDKVVKTLFRKEDTVFFYKFKNKNAITINDIKLNISAKLSEIKLPEAENILNNFSHDSVTIVSGSLYMIGELLKNKKF
- a CDS encoding response regulator transcription factor, which translates into the protein MALAMTENDMIKVVIIEDYKLTRVGLRSTLNEFEHIEVIGESEDAVKGLEIIEKLKPDVVLMDLGLPGMNGLEATQKTKEISPETNVVILTSHERTEEVIAALGSGACAYCLKDIDPSTLADVIRNVARGACWLDPAIAKVALNLFPKPENTSLLPSAEATDARAQLTERELEVLRHLVKGKSNTEIAKELIVSVHTAKAHVCSILQKLCVDDRVQAAVKAIKENII